One Corynebacterium uterequi DNA segment encodes these proteins:
- a CDS encoding M20/M25/M40 family metallo-hydrolase gives MTTTSRSRIFDDLAQLVSFDSVHTAPDAPRAADWVAQRLQDAGLQVEDHLTVDGSRTIIGRKPAVGEAPTVLLYCHHDVVPAGDRAEWLSDPFVLTERDGRWYGRGAADCKGNVAMHLEVLRQLEATGGVDAGLVVVVEGSEEQGGGGLDALVEQRPELFAADVILIADSGNAAVGEPTLTTALRGGAQVDVTVRTLKTPVHSGIFGGAAPDAVAALARIIDSLRDEAGRTVIDGVDCARSWEGAGYAPDAFRADAGILDGVEILGGDTPVADQVWARPAVSITGFSSTPVDEAVNAVPAVAKARLQLRVPHPLDPQEVAEALAAHVNAHAPWGAQVETTILDVNPTFATDSAKPAAQLFGRCLAEAYSADAVTEVGSGGSIPLTALLQEKFPDAEIILFGVEEPLCGIHGPNESVDPTEIEAIAAAEVAFLRRLR, from the coding sequence ATGACTACGACAAGCCGATCCCGCATCTTCGACGACCTCGCCCAGCTCGTCTCCTTCGATTCCGTCCACACCGCGCCGGACGCCCCCCGCGCCGCCGACTGGGTGGCGCAGCGGCTCCAGGACGCCGGCCTGCAGGTCGAGGACCACCTCACCGTCGACGGTTCGCGCACCATCATCGGCCGTAAGCCCGCCGTCGGCGAGGCCCCCACCGTGCTGCTCTACTGCCACCACGACGTCGTCCCCGCCGGTGACCGCGCCGAATGGCTCTCCGACCCCTTCGTCCTCACCGAACGCGACGGCCGGTGGTACGGCCGCGGCGCCGCGGATTGCAAGGGCAACGTCGCCATGCACCTTGAGGTCCTCCGTCAGCTGGAGGCCACCGGTGGCGTCGACGCCGGACTCGTCGTCGTCGTGGAAGGCTCCGAGGAACAGGGTGGCGGCGGGCTCGACGCCCTCGTCGAGCAGCGCCCCGAGCTTTTCGCCGCCGACGTCATCCTCATCGCCGACTCCGGCAACGCCGCCGTCGGCGAGCCCACGCTCACCACCGCCCTGCGCGGCGGCGCCCAGGTCGACGTCACCGTCCGCACCCTCAAGACCCCCGTCCACTCGGGCATCTTCGGCGGCGCCGCGCCGGACGCCGTCGCCGCCTTGGCCCGCATCATCGACTCGCTACGCGACGAGGCCGGCCGCACCGTCATCGACGGCGTCGACTGCGCCCGGTCGTGGGAGGGCGCCGGCTACGCCCCCGACGCCTTCCGCGCGGACGCCGGCATCCTCGACGGCGTCGAGATCTTGGGCGGCGACACCCCCGTCGCCGACCAGGTCTGGGCACGGCCGGCGGTGAGCATCACCGGCTTCAGCTCCACCCCGGTCGACGAGGCCGTCAACGCCGTGCCCGCCGTCGCCAAGGCCCGCCTCCAGCTGCGCGTGCCTCACCCCCTTGACCCGCAGGAGGTCGCCGAGGCGCTGGCCGCGCACGTGAATGCCCACGCCCCGTGGGGAGCCCAGGTGGAGACCACCATCCTCGACGTCAACCCCACCTTCGCCACTGACTCCGCCAAGCCCGCCGCTCAGCTCTTCGGCCGCTGCCTCGCCGAGGCCTACTCCGCCGACGCCGTCACCGAAGTCGGCTCCGGCGGCTCCATCCCGCTGACCGCGTTGCTGCAGGAGAAGTTCCCCGACGCGGAGATCATCCTCTTCGGCGTTGAGGAGCCCCTGTGCGGCATCCACGGCCCGAACGAGTCCGTCGACCCGACCGAAATCGAGGCGATCGCCGCCGCCGAGGTCGCCTTCCTGCGTCGCCTGCGCTAA
- a CDS encoding Na+/H+ antiporter subunit A — protein sequence MLLVLASLVLAAVVAPFLILALGRRAFGVLALVPAAGFGWVVHHFRAGSFADGGAFTSSYQWMPAAHLSFEVRLDSLSAIFSLIILGVGALVLLYCWGYFDSNPPRLAKFGGEMVSFTAVMYGLVISDSLLLMYMFWEITSVLSFMLVGYYGERASSRRAAGQALMVTTLGGLAMLVGIVLLGRQTGIWTLSAIPTFVDLENTSYMLPAIGLILAGALTKSAIAPAHFWLPGAMAAPTPVSAYLHSAAMVKAGIYLVARLAPDFHVIPGWHLIVISMGVFTMLLGGWMALKQRDLKLILAYGTVSQLGFIISVISIGSREALQAGLALTLGHSLFKAALFMIVGAIDHTSGTRDISKLSGLGRREKLTTILATISALSMGGIPPLFGFIAKETALSAILDEPLLVGMPRKLLMVGLVLGSILTLTYALYFLYGAFATKRASHPSGGGVSEAVRSAHRIGPSLWVAPLVLTAGTVGFGLYPAPLDAAITTHLDNAAPLADGAHATHLALWHGFTIPLLITLVIIVFGIIGYWQRDLAIKSQFSAPALGSADDAYDSVVDFFRRLSLRITASTQRGSLTINLATIFSVLILLPMVSLLSGDRVSVRMQLWDTPWQAVAAVIIIIAAIATTFAVNRLSAVILVGVTGYGMVGLFVLHGAPDLALTQALVETIVMVVFVLVLRKLPAAADLKVNGPSNRLRAWLAIAVGLSASVVTLFAINARNATPISVFMPELAKDIGHGANAVNVLLVDIRAWDTLGEITVLVIAGTGIASLVFRNRSFQRESRLPVLTAHGRRWLASPVEPEKAQNRSLMVDIVTRILFPSMIVLSLYFFFAGHNAPGGGFAGGLVAALALVLRYLAGGRTEVEATLPIDAGRILGTGLVLSGVSALLPVLIHQNPPLSSYYWSWEEVPLIGYFSLPSAMFFDAGVYLIVIGLIKHILVSLGSQLDLEEDMRKQRARDRARSLKRRAARRRQAATTASPLPSAPRGDHSASLDPTIDDAPGKEHH from the coding sequence GTGCTTTTAGTACTCGCATCCCTCGTCCTGGCAGCGGTGGTCGCCCCCTTCCTCATCCTGGCGCTCGGCCGCCGCGCCTTTGGCGTGCTGGCCCTCGTCCCGGCTGCTGGATTCGGTTGGGTTGTGCACCACTTTCGAGCCGGGTCGTTCGCCGATGGAGGGGCCTTCACATCGTCCTACCAGTGGATGCCCGCCGCCCATTTGAGCTTTGAGGTCCGGCTGGACTCGCTGTCGGCCATCTTCAGCCTCATCATTCTCGGCGTCGGCGCCCTCGTGCTGCTGTACTGCTGGGGATACTTCGACTCCAACCCGCCCCGCCTCGCCAAGTTCGGCGGCGAGATGGTGTCCTTCACCGCCGTCATGTACGGCCTTGTTATCTCCGACAGCCTGCTACTGATGTACATGTTCTGGGAGATCACCTCGGTGCTCTCCTTCATGCTGGTCGGCTACTACGGTGAGCGGGCGTCGTCGCGGCGCGCCGCCGGCCAGGCCCTCATGGTCACCACCCTCGGCGGACTCGCGATGCTCGTCGGCATCGTGCTCCTCGGGCGCCAGACCGGCATCTGGACGCTGTCGGCCATCCCCACCTTCGTCGACTTGGAAAACACCAGCTACATGCTGCCGGCCATCGGCCTCATCCTGGCCGGCGCGCTCACCAAGTCCGCCATCGCCCCGGCGCACTTCTGGCTGCCCGGCGCGATGGCCGCGCCGACGCCGGTGTCCGCCTACCTGCACTCCGCCGCCATGGTCAAGGCCGGCATCTACCTCGTGGCCCGGCTGGCACCGGACTTCCACGTCATCCCCGGCTGGCACCTCATCGTCATCTCGATGGGCGTGTTCACAATGCTGCTCGGCGGCTGGATGGCGCTGAAGCAGCGCGACCTCAAGCTCATTCTCGCCTACGGCACCGTTTCCCAGCTGGGGTTTATCATCTCGGTCATCTCCATCGGCTCCCGCGAGGCCCTCCAGGCCGGCCTGGCGCTCACCCTGGGGCACTCCCTGTTCAAGGCGGCGCTGTTCATGATCGTCGGCGCCATCGACCACACGTCGGGCACGCGCGACATCTCCAAGCTCTCCGGCCTCGGCCGGCGCGAAAAGCTCACCACCATCCTGGCCACGATCTCCGCGCTATCCATGGGCGGTATCCCGCCGCTGTTCGGGTTCATCGCCAAGGAAACCGCACTCTCGGCGATCCTCGACGAGCCCCTGCTCGTCGGCATGCCTCGAAAGCTGCTCATGGTGGGCCTGGTGCTGGGCTCTATCCTCACCCTGACCTACGCCCTGTACTTCCTGTACGGAGCCTTCGCCACTAAGCGCGCCTCCCACCCGTCGGGCGGCGGCGTGTCGGAGGCGGTCCGTTCGGCGCACCGCATCGGCCCCTCGCTGTGGGTCGCCCCGCTGGTGCTCACCGCCGGCACCGTCGGCTTCGGCCTCTATCCCGCGCCGCTTGACGCGGCGATCACCACCCACTTGGACAACGCCGCCCCGCTCGCCGACGGCGCCCATGCCACCCACCTGGCCCTGTGGCATGGGTTCACGATCCCGCTGCTCATCACGCTGGTCATCATCGTTTTTGGCATCATCGGCTACTGGCAGCGCGATCTGGCGATCAAGAGCCAGTTCTCCGCCCCGGCGCTCGGCTCCGCCGACGACGCCTACGACTCCGTCGTGGACTTCTTCCGGCGCCTGTCCCTGCGGATCACCGCCTCCACCCAGCGCGGCTCCCTGACCATCAACCTGGCCACCATCTTCAGCGTGCTCATCCTGCTGCCGATGGTCTCTCTGCTCTCCGGTGACCGCGTCAGCGTCCGCATGCAGCTGTGGGATACCCCCTGGCAGGCCGTTGCCGCGGTCATCATCATCATTGCGGCGATCGCCACGACGTTCGCCGTCAACCGCCTGTCCGCCGTTATCCTCGTGGGCGTGACCGGCTACGGCATGGTGGGGCTCTTCGTCCTCCACGGCGCCCCCGATCTCGCGCTGACGCAGGCGCTGGTGGAAACCATCGTCATGGTGGTCTTCGTGCTCGTGCTGCGCAAGCTCCCCGCGGCGGCGGACCTCAAGGTCAACGGGCCGTCGAACCGCCTGCGCGCCTGGCTGGCAATCGCCGTCGGCCTATCCGCCTCCGTGGTCACCCTCTTCGCCATCAACGCGCGCAACGCCACCCCGATCAGCGTGTTCATGCCGGAGCTGGCCAAGGACATCGGCCACGGCGCCAACGCGGTCAACGTCCTGCTCGTCGACATCCGCGCGTGGGACACCCTCGGCGAGATCACAGTGCTCGTCATCGCCGGCACCGGCATCGCCTCGCTCGTGTTCCGCAACCGCTCCTTCCAGCGCGAATCCCGCCTGCCGGTGCTCACCGCGCACGGCCGGCGCTGGCTGGCCTCGCCGGTGGAGCCAGAAAAGGCCCAGAACCGCTCGCTCATGGTGGACATCGTCACCCGGATCCTCTTCCCGTCGATGATCGTGCTGTCCCTGTACTTCTTCTTCGCCGGCCACAACGCCCCCGGTGGCGGATTCGCCGGCGGCCTCGTCGCGGCGCTTGCCTTGGTTCTGCGGTATCTCGCCGGCGGCCGCACAGAAGTCGAGGCCACGCTGCCCATCGACGCCGGGCGCATCCTGGGCACCGGCCTGGTCCTTTCGGGCGTGTCCGCGTTGCTGCCCGTGCTCATCCACCAGAACCCGCCGTTGAGCAGCTACTACTGGTCCTGGGAGGAGGTGCCGCTGATCGGCTACTTCTCGCTGCCGTCGGCGATGTTCTTCGACGCCGGGGTGTACCTCATCGTCATCGGCCTCATCAAGCACATCCTCGTCTCGCTCGGGTCCCAGCTCGACCTGGAGGAGGACATGCGCAAGCAACGGGCCCGGGACCGCGCCCGGTCGCTCAAACGACGCGCCGCGCGTCGGCGCCAGGCGGCAACGACGGCCAGTCCCCTGCCTTCTGCGCCGCGCGGTGACCACTCCGCCTCCCTCGACCCGACCATCGACGACGCCCCCGGAAAGGAGCACCACTAG
- a CDS encoding Na(+)/H(+) antiporter subunit C — protein sequence MDANLFLLLAAGVLVAAGVYLILDKVLTRILMGILLLGNGANLLMLQAGGPAGSPPIMGRDSEPYGERIADPLAQGMILTAIVISMAMSAFILTLIYRQYRYRTADIIETDTEDAAIAIAARTHSASAAPDHDASDDPATGRPTLQGDSFGLKSFEGPVQGADNE from the coding sequence GTGGATGCCAACCTCTTCCTCCTCCTCGCCGCCGGGGTCCTCGTGGCCGCCGGGGTGTACCTCATCCTGGACAAGGTGCTCACCCGCATCCTCATGGGGATCCTGCTGCTGGGCAACGGAGCCAACCTGCTCATGCTGCAAGCCGGCGGCCCGGCCGGCTCCCCGCCGATCATGGGCCGCGACAGTGAACCCTACGGCGAACGCATCGCCGACCCGCTCGCCCAGGGCATGATCCTCACCGCCATCGTCATCTCGATGGCCATGAGCGCCTTCATCCTCACCCTCATCTACCGCCAATACCGCTACCGCACAGCGGACATCATCGAAACGGATACGGAGGACGCCGCCATCGCTATCGCGGCCCGCACCCACTCGGCGTCGGCGGCACCGGACCACGACGCCTCCGACGACCCCGCCACCGGCCGCCCCACCCTGCAGGGTGACTCCTTCGGCCTGAAGTCCTTCGAGGGACCCGTGCAGGGGGCCGACAATGAGTGA
- a CDS encoding Na+/H+ antiporter subunit D, whose protein sequence is MSELVAPYVAYVLPYMPFLIPLPVLVPALAAAVITLGWRNIQIQRVIAMLTLGFQLALAATFVLVADAEGIQTVQIGGWDAPVGITMVVDRLSALMLFVSAIVLFCVMWFAIAQGVRDGGKNEPVAVFQPTYLLLSMGVNLSFLAGDLFNLYVGFEVFLVASYVLLTLGASPARVRAGLNYVIVSMVSSMIFILAIVGVYAAVGSVNLAQVGIRMEGIPDGVRAAVFGTLLVAFGIKAAVVPLDAWLPDSYPTAPSLVTAIFAGLLTKVGVYTIIRMRSTVFTDGFFDDLFLWVALATMVVGILGAMAQNDIKRLLSFTLVSHIGYMIFGIGVGNALGLSGAIFYAVHHILVQTALFLVVGLIERQAGTSSLRRLGSLMYTAPILAVLYFIPAINLGGIPPLSGFLGKIMLLQAAANEGSWLSWVLIGGAVATSLLTLYVMVLVWSKGFWRDRKDAPEGQLASARPAPLSDVTDEVEFSEREDVGKIPFGMFASTATLIAVSTAITFVAGPLSGMTTRAAQSAQDVTIYRDAVLGDTWSNPGRTLNQHRLDHGQDRLSERQEPLPEPTAGLDAPNDSAEEDR, encoded by the coding sequence ATGAGTGAGCTTGTCGCACCCTACGTGGCCTACGTTCTGCCGTACATGCCCTTCCTTATCCCCTTGCCCGTGCTGGTTCCTGCGCTGGCCGCCGCGGTCATCACCCTCGGGTGGCGCAACATCCAGATCCAACGCGTCATCGCGATGCTCACCCTCGGGTTCCAACTCGCCCTGGCCGCCACGTTCGTGCTGGTCGCTGACGCCGAGGGCATCCAAACTGTCCAGATCGGCGGCTGGGACGCTCCGGTCGGCATCACCATGGTGGTTGACCGTCTCTCCGCCCTCATGCTCTTCGTCAGCGCCATCGTGCTGTTCTGCGTCATGTGGTTCGCCATCGCGCAGGGCGTGCGCGACGGCGGCAAAAACGAGCCAGTCGCCGTGTTCCAGCCGACCTACCTCCTGCTGAGCATGGGCGTCAACCTGTCTTTCCTGGCCGGTGACCTGTTTAACCTCTACGTCGGCTTCGAGGTCTTCCTCGTCGCCTCCTACGTCCTGCTCACCCTCGGCGCCTCCCCGGCCCGAGTGCGAGCCGGCCTGAACTACGTCATCGTGTCCATGGTCTCCTCGATGATCTTCATCCTCGCCATCGTCGGCGTCTACGCCGCTGTCGGCTCCGTCAACCTCGCGCAGGTGGGCATCCGGATGGAGGGCATCCCCGACGGCGTCCGAGCCGCGGTCTTCGGCACCTTGCTCGTGGCGTTCGGGATCAAGGCGGCCGTCGTGCCGCTCGACGCCTGGCTGCCCGACTCCTACCCCACCGCGCCGTCGCTCGTCACCGCCATCTTCGCCGGCCTGCTCACCAAGGTGGGCGTGTACACCATCATCCGCATGCGGTCGACGGTGTTTACCGACGGCTTCTTCGACGACCTCTTCCTCTGGGTGGCCCTGGCCACGATGGTCGTCGGCATCCTCGGTGCCATGGCCCAGAATGACATCAAGCGTCTTTTGTCATTCACCTTGGTCAGCCACATCGGCTACATGATCTTCGGCATCGGTGTGGGCAACGCGCTCGGGCTGTCCGGCGCTATCTTCTACGCCGTCCACCACATCCTCGTCCAGACCGCGCTCTTCCTCGTCGTCGGCCTCATCGAACGCCAGGCCGGCACGTCGTCGCTGCGTCGCCTGGGATCCCTCATGTACACCGCCCCCATCCTGGCGGTGCTGTACTTCATCCCGGCCATCAACCTCGGCGGCATCCCGCCGCTGTCCGGGTTCCTCGGCAAGATCATGCTTTTGCAAGCCGCCGCCAACGAGGGTTCCTGGTTATCCTGGGTCCTCATCGGCGGGGCGGTGGCGACCTCGCTTCTCACCCTGTACGTCATGGTCCTCGTCTGGTCCAAGGGCTTCTGGCGCGACCGCAAGGACGCCCCCGAAGGCCAGCTCGCCAGCGCCCGACCCGCCCCCTTGAGCGACGTCACCGACGAGGTGGAATTCTCCGAACGCGAAGACGTCGGCAAGATCCCCTTCGGCATGTTCGCGTCGACGGCCACCCTCATCGCCGTGTCCACCGCGATCACCTTCGTCGCCGGGCCGCTGTCCGGCATGACGACGCGCGCCGCCCAATCCGCCCAAGACGTCACCATCTACCGTGACGCCGTCCTCGGCGACACCTGGTCCAACCCGGGGCGCACCCTCAACCAACACCGACTCGACCACGGCCAGGACCGGCTCTCCGAACGCCAAGAGCCCCTTCCCGAACCCACCGCCGGCCTCGACGCGCCGAACGACTCCGCTGAGGAGGACCGCTGA
- a CDS encoding Na+/H+ antiporter subunit E — MLRKIRQRLRPLFILWTIAMWCLLMGEVTWANLLAGLGVGVLVAVALPLPAMPIAGIKVHWGLLLAFIAEWLWDLLVASVKVAWLAVRRQDPPRTAIVTLPMRVANELVLYFACVSYNLQPGGTITDIDIANRTLTIHLLDADDDVDLQREANNVAELERRMIRIFERV, encoded by the coding sequence ATGCTGCGCAAAATCCGCCAACGCCTGCGCCCCCTATTCATCCTGTGGACCATCGCCATGTGGTGCCTGCTCATGGGCGAAGTGACCTGGGCTAACCTGCTCGCCGGCTTGGGCGTCGGCGTCCTCGTCGCCGTCGCGCTGCCACTGCCGGCTATGCCCATCGCCGGCATCAAGGTGCACTGGGGGCTCCTGCTCGCCTTCATAGCCGAATGGCTGTGGGACCTCCTGGTTGCCTCGGTCAAGGTGGCTTGGCTCGCCGTCAGGCGCCAGGACCCGCCGCGCACCGCCATCGTCACACTGCCTATGCGGGTAGCCAACGAGCTTGTCCTCTACTTCGCCTGCGTGTCCTACAACCTTCAACCCGGCGGCACGATCACCGACATCGACATCGCCAACCGCACGCTCACCATCCACCTCCTCGACGCCGACGACGACGTCGACCTCCAACGCGAAGCCAACAACGTGGCCGAACTCGAGCGTCGCATGATCCGAATCTTCGAGAGGGTCTAA
- a CDS encoding monovalent cation/H+ antiporter complex subunit F, whose amino-acid sequence MPDHIYNLLLLLPGSLIAVALVLVLGRIVAGPDSMDRMIGLDGFIAIAQCTFAVIICWTLDTTAVNAMLVVALLGFISTVSVARFRKRDDAK is encoded by the coding sequence ATGCCAGATCACATCTACAACCTGCTGCTCCTGCTACCCGGATCCCTCATCGCCGTCGCGCTGGTCCTGGTCCTCGGACGGATCGTCGCCGGCCCCGACTCCATGGACCGGATGATCGGCCTCGACGGCTTCATCGCCATCGCCCAATGCACCTTCGCCGTCATCATCTGCTGGACGCTCGACACCACCGCCGTCAACGCCATGCTCGTCGTGGCCCTGCTCGGATTCATCTCCACCGTCTCCGTCGCCCGATTCCGCAAGAGGGATGATGCCAAGTGA
- a CDS encoding monovalent cation/H(+) antiporter subunit G has product MTPDFLTVHFVADVVSLLLLTLGSVFILSAAIGVLRFGDTMSRVHAITKPQTTGLILAIIGTAIRVTGSDDFSIAERSDLGVLALLVLFALMTTPVTAQRLGRISRREGLYGDIERMSRNDAPAPRSLRRK; this is encoded by the coding sequence GTGACCCCCGATTTCCTCACCGTTCACTTCGTCGCCGACGTCGTCTCCCTCCTCCTGCTCACCCTCGGCTCGGTGTTCATCCTCTCCGCGGCCATCGGCGTCCTCCGCTTCGGCGACACCATGTCCCGCGTCCACGCGATCACCAAACCCCAGACCACCGGCCTCATCCTCGCCATCATCGGCACCGCCATCCGAGTCACCGGCTCCGATGACTTCTCCATCGCCGAACGCAGCGACCTCGGGGTTCTGGCGCTCCTCGTGCTCTTCGCGCTGATGACGACTCCGGTCACCGCCCAGCGGCTTGGCCGCATCTCTCGCCGGGAAGGGCTCTACGGCGATATCGAAAGGATGTCCCGCAACGACGCGCCCGCGCCGCGCTCCCTGCGCCGCAAGTAG
- a CDS encoding glutamate--cysteine ligase: MAEHFNRSARPTLGVEWEVGLVDPVSRDLVPKAVELIDIVNATHPEQHFEREFLQNTVELVTGVHDSVPTAVDELRRGIDALRAGADDLGLRLWASGSHPFSDFRQQPVSAKMTYSEIINRTQYWGQQMLIWGIHVHIGISHEDRVWPIINALMTKYPHLLAISASSPGWDGLDTGYASNRTMLYQQLPTAGMPYQFDSWQQWEQFQTDQATSGVTNHTGSMHFDVRPASKWGTIEVRIADATSNLRELSAVVALTHCLVVHFDRMIDRGEPLPTLQDWHNAENKWRAARYGLEALVITSRDTEERWVTQELTELVDELMPLAHELDCATELGLVPEILERGAGYSRQRRIHERTGDWKPAVDATCDELTQLLPER, translated from the coding sequence GTGGCCGAACACTTCAACCGATCTGCCCGCCCCACCCTCGGAGTCGAGTGGGAGGTGGGCCTCGTTGACCCCGTCAGCCGAGACCTCGTGCCCAAGGCCGTCGAACTCATCGACATCGTCAACGCCACCCACCCCGAGCAGCACTTCGAGCGAGAGTTCCTCCAAAACACCGTCGAACTCGTCACCGGAGTCCACGACTCGGTCCCCACCGCCGTCGACGAGCTCCGACGCGGCATCGACGCCCTGCGCGCCGGCGCCGACGACCTCGGCCTGCGCCTATGGGCATCCGGATCCCACCCCTTCTCCGACTTCCGGCAGCAGCCCGTCAGCGCCAAGATGACCTACTCGGAGATCATCAACCGCACCCAGTACTGGGGCCAACAGATGCTCATCTGGGGAATCCACGTCCACATCGGCATCAGCCACGAGGACCGCGTCTGGCCCATCATCAACGCCCTGATGACCAAGTACCCGCACCTGCTGGCGATCTCCGCATCCTCGCCCGGATGGGATGGACTCGACACCGGCTACGCCTCCAACCGGACCATGCTCTACCAGCAGCTGCCCACCGCCGGCATGCCCTACCAGTTCGACAGCTGGCAGCAGTGGGAACAATTCCAAACCGACCAGGCCACCTCCGGCGTGACCAACCACACGGGCTCCATGCACTTCGACGTCCGCCCCGCCTCCAAGTGGGGCACCATCGAAGTCCGCATCGCCGACGCCACCTCCAACCTGCGTGAACTCTCCGCCGTCGTCGCCCTCACCCACTGCCTGGTTGTCCACTTCGACCGCATGATCGACCGCGGTGAACCCCTGCCCACCCTCCAGGACTGGCACAACGCGGAAAACAAGTGGCGCGCCGCCCGCTACGGCCTCGAAGCCCTCGTCATCACCTCCCGCGACACGGAGGAACGCTGGGTCACCCAGGAACTCACCGAACTCGTCGACGAACTCATGCCTCTCGCCCACGAACTGGACTGCGCCACGGAGCTCGGCCTCGTGCCGGAAATCCTCGAACGTGGCGCCGGCTACTCCCGGCAGCGACGCATCCACGAACGCACCGGAGACTGGAAACCCGCCGTCGACGCCACCTGCGACGAACTCACCCAGCTCCTCCCCGAGCGCTAA
- a CDS encoding LytR C-terminal domain-containing protein encodes MTNVNDNDQVLDDYDPSDRSTGGAHAVAGGATGLPVRGLAMVLIAIAILFGLWGLYSLTQGSPNATPDNTAAAGSASTSVSPAPAGDAASATKPSADASATSTSGKPDADGKDAEGSTNAPAPAAQPAPAASGPTEINILNNSTVSGLAEQTHQHFYASGKKVGQHGNLPEQAAKLQRNTVFYQPGDAAGEQAARDLVAELKNTYGVDAVAEPNIDQLPGDFRGNGEITLALIGALNF; translated from the coding sequence GTGACAAACGTGAACGATAACGATCAGGTCCTCGACGACTACGACCCCTCCGACCGTTCCACGGGCGGCGCTCACGCCGTCGCCGGTGGCGCCACCGGCCTGCCCGTCCGCGGCCTCGCGATGGTGCTCATCGCCATCGCTATCCTCTTCGGCCTCTGGGGGCTCTACAGCCTTACCCAGGGCAGCCCCAACGCCACCCCAGACAACACCGCCGCCGCCGGCAGCGCCAGTACCAGCGTCTCACCCGCCCCGGCCGGCGACGCCGCCTCCGCGACCAAGCCCTCCGCCGACGCCAGCGCCACGTCGACCTCCGGCAAGCCCGACGCGGACGGCAAGGACGCCGAAGGATCCACGAACGCCCCGGCGCCCGCAGCCCAGCCGGCACCGGCTGCTAGCGGCCCGACCGAGATCAACATCCTTAACAACTCCACCGTTTCCGGCCTCGCCGAGCAGACCCACCAGCACTTCTACGCCAGCGGCAAGAAGGTCGGCCAGCACGGCAACCTGCCCGAGCAGGCCGCCAAGCTCCAGCGAAACACCGTGTTCTACCAGCCCGGTGACGCCGCCGGCGAGCAGGCCGCCAGGGACCTCGTCGCCGAGCTGAAGAACACCTACGGCGTCGACGCCGTCGCCGAGCCGAACATCGACCAACTGCCCGGCGACTTCCGCGGCAACGGCGAAATCACCCTCGCCCTCATCGGAGCACTGAACTTCTAG
- a CDS encoding DUF3263 domain-containing protein, with protein MPALSDVDARILEFEQRAPQAVGAKEEAIRAEFDMSPIRYYQHLNLLVDVPEVMARYPLLAARLRRRRDRRADERERARERK; from the coding sequence ATGCCTGCACTCTCTGACGTTGACGCCCGCATCCTCGAATTCGAGCAGCGAGCCCCGCAGGCCGTGGGTGCGAAGGAGGAGGCGATCCGGGCCGAATTCGACATGTCGCCGATTCGCTACTACCAGCACCTCAACCTCCTAGTGGATGTTCCCGAGGTCATGGCGCGGTACCCGTTGCTCGCGGCCCGGCTGCGGCGACGGCGGGATCGACGCGCTGACGAGCGTGAACGGGCCCGTGAGCGTAAGTAA
- a CDS encoding peptide deformylase, producing MTIRPIVIHGDPVLHQPTVAVTESPEELAELIRDMYETMDAAHGVGLAANQIGVNKRLFVYDCPDFDGPDRTEKPDGSTRRGCVVNPVLETSDIPKTMPDEDEDQEGCLSVPGESFPTGRADWARVTGTDEHGDPVTIEGYGFFARCLQHEVGHLDGFVYTDVLIGRNKRAAKKAIKRNGWVEEGLTWTPGVDEDPFGY from the coding sequence ATGACAATTAGGCCCATCGTTATCCACGGGGACCCGGTCTTGCACCAGCCCACCGTCGCCGTGACGGAGTCCCCCGAGGAGCTCGCCGAGCTCATCCGGGACATGTACGAGACCATGGACGCTGCCCACGGCGTCGGACTCGCCGCGAATCAAATCGGCGTCAACAAGCGCCTCTTCGTCTACGACTGCCCGGACTTCGACGGCCCCGACCGCACCGAGAAACCCGACGGCTCCACCCGGCGCGGCTGCGTCGTCAACCCCGTCCTGGAGACCTCGGACATCCCCAAGACCATGCCCGACGAGGACGAAGACCAGGAAGGCTGTCTCTCCGTCCCCGGCGAGTCCTTCCCCACCGGCCGCGCCGACTGGGCCCGAGTTACCGGCACCGACGAACACGGCGATCCCGTCACCATCGAGGGGTATGGGTTCTTCGCCCGTTGCCTGCAGCATGAGGTCGGCCACCTCGACGGTTTCGTCTACACCGACGTCCTCATCGGCCGCAACAAGCGCGCCGCCAAGAAGGCCATCAAGCGCAACGGGTGGGTGGAAGAAGGCTTGACCTGGACCCCCGGCGTCGACGAGGACCCCTTCGGCTACTAA